ATGTTTTTTTACAGCCTCTTTAATCTCTTTATTCCTCAGGCTATAGATAATGGGGTTGAAAAATGGGGACAAAACAGTAAAGGCCAGGGCAATCGCTGTATCCCAGAACAAGGAATATGTGGCTGAGAAACGCAGGTACATGAGTGCTACACTGCCAAAGAACAGCACAAAGACCATGAGATGGGAAGCACAGGTGGAGAAGGCTTTTCTACGACCCTCAGCTGAACGGATGCGCAGAACTACTACCACAATGCCAGCATaagagaggaggatgaggagcACAGCTGTGACAATCTCTGCAGCATGGACCACATCAACCACTTGGATCATGATAATGGCCCGGGTGTCTGTGCAGGCCAGACGGAGGAGTGGGAGGAAGTCACAGAAGATATGCTCCAAGTGATTGGAGCCACAGAATGGTAGTGTGGAGATCCACACAACCTCAGGCAGGGGTGTGATGAAGCCACAGATATAGCAGACCAGGGTCAACTGGACACATAGTCTGGAAGTCATGATGGTTGGATAATGAAGGGGTCTGCAAATAGCCAAATAGCGATCAAAGGCCATAACTGTCAAAAGGCACACTTCACTTATGCC
The DNA window shown above is from Notamacropus eugenii isolate mMacEug1 chromosome 2, mMacEug1.pri_v2, whole genome shotgun sequence and carries:
- the LOC140524077 gene encoding olfactory receptor 6K2-like, whose amino-acid sequence is MPSFDVESRNWTTAQEFIFSAFPTDWGDAVICFVPLLFIYVFIVVGNLVIVIVVHRDAHLHTPMYFFISSLSFLELWYTTSTIPLMLSNLLSEKKSISLNGCMVQLYFFHSTGISEVCLLTVMAFDRYLAICRPLHYPTIMTSRLCVQLTLVCYICGFITPLPEVVWISTLPFCGSNHLEHIFCDFLPLLRLACTDTRAIIMIQVVDVVHAAEIVTAVLLILLSYAGIVVVVLRIRSAEGRRKAFSTCASHLMVFVLFFGSVALMYLRFSATYSLFWDTAIALAFTVLSPFFNPIIYSLRNKEIKEAVKKHMSLPRIFSSKIK